In the Sandaracinus amylolyticus genome, ACGCCGGAAGCGCCGCGTCGTGGTGGTGCGGTGGTGGTCGAGCCGCCGCGTCGTGGTGGTGCGGTGGTGGTCGAGCCGCCGCGTCGTGGTGGTGCGGTGGTCGTGACGCCCGAGCCGCCGCGTCGTGGTGGTGCCGTGGTCGTCACGCCGCCGCAGCCGCCGCGTGGGGGCGTGGTCGTGGTCGAGCCGCCGCGTCGTGGTGGTGGCGTCGTGGTCGCGCGTCGTCCTCCGCCGGTGCGCGTCGTCGTTCCGCAGCCGCCGCGCCGCACGACGCGCTGGCGCCCGCCGACGAGCCCCGGTGAGATGTGGATCGAGGGCCACTGGGCCTGGGGCGGCGCGGACTGGCAGTGGGTCGACGGACATTGGGAGCTCCCGCCGCAGCCCGGCGCGATCTGGATCGCGCCCACGACCGACGGCGGCGGATGGGTGCCCGGCTACTGGACGATGCCGAGCTATCCCGGGCCCGTCACCGGCGCGGTGCGGCCCTATCAGATCGGCGCGTACGTCTCGGGCCAGCTCAGCGCGAACGATCCGATGGACGCGGCCGGCGGCTACTACCACGACTACGCGCTCGCGATCTCGGCGGGCGAGACCGTGACGCTGCTCGCGGTCGCGGGGCCCTCCGATCAGTACGCCGGCCAGCGCCTCGGCGTCAGCCTGCAGCTCGTGTGGAACGGCGCGGTGATCGCGAGCGATCAGCCGATGCCGGGGTCGATGGACGCGCGCCTCGCGTTCACCGCCGGACAGGCCGGCGTGTACACGGTGCGCGTGCGCAGCCGCAGCGGCCCGTACACGACCGGCACGTACGTGCTCGAGAGCGCGCCGGGCAACTGGATGCCCGAGGTGAACCCCTACGATCAGCTCTGGGGCGGAGGCGGCGTGGTGGTGCAGCCGCAGCCGCAGCCTCCGGTGCAGCCGGGATGGGGCGGCGTGGGCGGCCCCGGACAGGCGATCGCGATCTCGATCGGATCGCAGGTGAATTCGCTGCTCGAGCCCGGTGATCGGGTCGACGAGACCGGCGGTCAGTACGACGAGATCGTCGTGAACGCCGCGCCCGGCGAGACGTTCACCGTGGTCGCGCGCGGCAGCACGTCGCTCTCGGGTCGCAGCACGGTCGACGTGTTCCTCCGCGCGTTCTCCGACGGCATCGAGGTCGCGCAGGACGACGACTCCGCGGGCTCGCGCAACGCGCGCGTGATCGTCACCGCGCCGCGCAGCGGTCAGGTCGTGCTGCGCGTCGGCACGTGGCGCGGATCGATGGAGCGCATGGGCTACTACGAGCTCGTCGTGCTCCCCGGCGCACAGCCCTACGCGCAGTGACGAGTGAGGCGGCGCGCGGGAGCTACCGCGCGCCGCCGTGAGCGCCACGGAGATCGAACGTCCAGCGCGTGGTGTCGCGCGGGCGCACGATCGAGGGCGCGTCGATCTCGCGCACCACGAAGCGCTCCTCGCGGCGCCGGCGCGCCTCGTCGTCGTCCTGGGGGAGCCCGTCGTATGCGCCGCCGCCGGGACGCCAGTCGTGCAGCGTCATCTCGAGCGCGCGCGCCGCGCCCTCGCGCGCCCAGCCGACGCGCAGCGGGACCTGCGCGGGAAGCCCCGGGTGCAGGCCGCGCGCCGGGATGAACGCGCGGTGCCGCACCCCGCGGAGCGCGGTGTGATCGTCGAGCGTGCGCAGCGCGATCGGGTGCTCGTTGACCACGACGTACGACGACGCGCTCGCCTCGCCCTCGACGCGGATCTCGATGCGGCGCGCGCTCGCGTCGATCCATCGCGCAGCGTGCTGCTCCTGCGATCCCGCATCGCCGATCAGCGGCCAGATCTCGAGGGCGCGGGTGATGGTCAAGCGCGATTGACCATCCTCGACGACGCCGATCACCCGCTCCGGCGCCGCGCGCAGCTCGTCCTCGAGGGTGTGCCCGAGGCCGAGGCCCGCATCGCGCAGCATCGCGAGCACCGCGTCGAGGTCACGCGCGAGGAGCGTCGGGAGCAGCCATCGATCGTGCAGCGCGTCGCCCCAGTCCGGCAGCGCGAGCGGGAGCTCGGTGCTCGCGAGGTACGCCACGAGTGCGCGCACCATCGCGCCCAGCGCGGCTGCGCGCTCCGGCGATCGCGCCATGCGGAACGCGCGCAGCTCGACGAGGCCGAGCCGTCCGCGCTGCGGAAGGTCCGCGTTCCACAGCTTCTCGACGTTGATCTCGGCGCGGTGCGCGTTGCCCGTCACGTCGCGCAGGAAGGGCCCGAGCGTTCCCTGGAGCACGTCGCGATGGAGCGTCTGCTCCGACAGGCGCTCCATCGCGAACGCCAGCTCGACGAAGCTCGCGCGCACGTTCTCGTCGGCGCGCGGCGACTGGCTCCACGGACCGACGTTGTCGACCGCGAAGAGATACGAGAGCGAAGGGTGCGCGGCGCACAGCGCGACGAGGCGCGGCAGCAGCGCGGGCGCGACGAAGAAGGGGCTCTCGTCGGCGCTCGGACCGCCGATCGTGATCTGCCCGCCGCCGCCCGAGTCCGATGCCTCGCCGTCGTAGAAGAGCCGGCGTGGCGCGAGCCCGACCTCGCGCGCCGCGTCGTGCCACTCGCGCGCGTCGTCGGCGAACGCGCGTGCGCTCGCGTGCGGCGCCGCGTTCACCTCGATCACCGCGGGGTCCGGAGTGACCGTCGCGTGCGCGATGCGCGCGTCGACGGGCGGCGGATGTCCCGCGAGGATCAGCGAGGGCAGCGCGATCGGCTCGAGGGCGCGCGCGAGGAGATCGAAGACGCGCTGGAGCTCGTCGACGCGCGCGATGCCCGGCAGCTCGAGGCGCACCGTCGCGCCGTCCTCCGCGGCCTCGACACGAAGACGGAAGAGCCACGTGCCCTCGCGCGCGAGCGCGTCGTCGAGGCCGCGATCGGGTGTCTTCACCTCGTGCGGCGAGGGCGCGAGGAGGCGCGCGTCGCTCGGCTCGAGCGCGCTGCCGTCGGCGCGCGCGACGATGCGCAGATCGTGCTCGCCCTCGAAGCACCCGACCGACGCGCCCTGCGCCGCGAGCGCCTCCGCGATCGCATCACGCGCGCGCTCGCACGCCTCGCGCGCGTCGCGCTCCGCCATCACCGCCGCGCCGAGCAGCGGATCGCGTGGACCGCGCCACACGACCTCGCGATCGCGCCGTCCCCAGAGGCCGTACGACCAGCGCGGCACGTCCTCCGCGCCGTACTGCCGCCCGACCGATCGCAGCACCACGCACCACGGCCTCCGCGCCGCGATGCGCGCGACCAAGGCGCGCGCCCGGGCCTCCTTCGTGGGCCCGAGCGCCGCGCCGTTCCACTCCGCGTCGAACGAGCTCGCGTCGGTGAACGTCGGCTCGCTGCCAATCCAGATCGCGCCTGCGAAGCGCGCTGCGACGGCGCGGTCGAGGGTGTCCAGCGCGTCGTCGATCATCCGCCGTTCACCCGCCGGTCGACGGGATAACGACGCAGATCGAGCGTGAACGGTTGGTCGGGGTGCGGCTTGGTCTCGATCGGCACGACCGGGTGGGGCGCGTGACCGAGCGTGGTGAAGCGCGCCGCGCGTCGCGCCGCGGCCTCGGCGAGCGTGAGCGGAGGCTCGTCGTACGCGCGGCCCTCGGGATGCCACACGTGATAGGTGCACGCGCCGAGCGAGCGACGCGCCCAGAGGTCGACGACGTCGAAGCGCAGCGGATGGTGCAGGCCGATCGTCGGCTGCAGGCAGAACGGCGGCTGCCACGCGCGGAAGCGAACGCCCGCGACGCGCTCCGCGGCGCGTCCGGTCGCGCGCAGCGGGAGCATCAGCCCGTTCACCATCACCGCGTGTCGACCCTCGACCAGCCCGTCGACGCGCACCTCGACGCGCTCGAGCGACGAGTCGACGTGACGCGCGGTGCCGCCCGCGAGCGGCTCGTCGCCGAGCACCGGCCACGGCTCGATCGCCGCGCGCAGCTCGAGCGAGACGTCGCCCGTCTGCAGCTTGCCGAGCATCGGGCAGCGCAGCTCGAGGAAGGGCCGGAACCACGCGCCGTCCATCGTCACGCCGCTGCGCTCGAGATCCGCGAGGACGTCCTCGAGATCGCGCCACAGGTAGTGGGGCAGCATGAAGCGGTCGTGGAGCTCGCTGCCCCAGCGCACCAGCGGCTTCTCCCAGGGCGATGCGGCGAGCATCGACATCATGCCGCGCACCAGCAGCATCTGCGCGACCGCCATGCGCTCGTGGGGCGGCATCTCGAACGCGCGCAGCTCCACGAGTCCGAGGCGCCCGCTCGGGCTGCCGGGATCCCAGAGCTTGTCGATCGAGAGCTCGGTGCGGTGGGTGTTGCCCGAGACGTCGATCAGCAGGTTGCGCAGCAGGCGATCGATCAGCCACGGCGGAGGCGGGGTGTCGCTCGATCCGTGGCGCGGGATGCGCGCGAGCGCGAGCTCGAGCTCGTAGAGCGACTCGTGGCGCGCCTCGTCGATGCGCGGCGCCTGCGACGTCGGACCGACGAAGAGCCCGGTGAACAGGTACGAGAGCGAGGGGTGCGCCTGCAGGTAGCGCAGCAACGACGCGAGCAGATCGGGGCGCCGCAGGAAGGGCGAGTCGTTCGGCGAGGGACCGCCGAGCGTGAGGTGGTGCCCGCCGCCCGTGCCGCTCTCGCGACCGTCGAGCTGGAGCTTCATCGTCGTGAGCCCCGCGTGGCGCGCGGCGTCGGCGATCGTCTCCATCGTCGAGACGTACTCGCCGAAGCGATCGGTGAACGGCACGTTCACCTCGAGCACGCCGGGATCGGGCGTGACCGCGCAGGTGCGGAGGCGCGCGTCGTGGGGCGGCGCGTAGCCCTCGACGCGCACCGGGAGCCCGGTCTCGACGCTCGCGTCCTCGACGATCGCGACGAGCTCGAGGAAGTCGTCGGCGCTCGGCATCGGCGGCACGAACACGTGCATCACGCCGTCGCGCACCTCGGTGACCAGCGCGGTGCGCAGGATTCCGTCGGCCGCGAGGGTATGCACCGGGCGAATGTCGCCGGGCCGCTGCATGCGCGGGGCGAATGCCTCTCCGACCGTGGTCGGGTCCTTCTCGAAGAAGGGCGGCGGCGATCCCGGGAGGCGATCGAGCGGGAGGCGCAGACCCATCGGGCTGTCGCCGGGCACGAGGAACATCGCGCCGCGCCGGAACGACCACTTCGACGTGACCCAGCGCTCGCCCTCGCGACCGATCGGCACCGCGTAGCCGACGACACGATCGAGCCCGCGGCCGAGCACGCGCGCGAGCGTGCGGCGTGCCTCGGGATCGCGGAGCGACGCGGCGAGCGGGTCGACGTCGTCGGGCAGGTTCTCCTCCTGCACCGCGTGGACCCAGGGATCTTCGTAGCCCGCGACGGGCGTGGTCTCGACCCCGAGGCGCCGCGCGATCGCGCGCGCCAGCGTGTCCGCCTGCGCCTCGCCGATCTCGACGTTGGGCTTCTCCTTCCCGGGGAACGCGAGCCGCCGCAGGTCGCGCCAGATCGGCTCGCCGTCGCGGCGCCAGATCAGATCGATCGCCCAGCGCGGCAGGCTCTCGCCGGGGTAGTGCTTCCCCATGCGCTGCATCACGAGCACGCCGCTGCGCGCGCCGCCTGCGGCGTCGGACGACACCGCTCCGCCGAAGCGGGTCGCGAGCTCGCGCGCGAGCGCGACGCCGTGGGTCCACTTCGTCTCGCCCAGCGCGGTGGTGTTCCACTCGGGCTCCTTCACGTGCGCGCGCGAGACGAACGTCGGCTCGCCGCCCATCGTGAGGGTGATGCCGCGCCGCCCGAGCGCGTCGTCGACGCGATGACCGCACGCGACGAGCTCCTTCCACTGGTCCTCGGTGTACGGGCGCTTCGGGCTCGGCTCGTGACCGATGCGCGCGATCTCCATCGAGAACGTGATCGCGCCCGGCTCGCTCGCGGTGCCCTCGACCGGCGAAGCGAGCACCGGATCCGCGGTGCACGCGAGCGGGACGTGCCCCTCGCCGCAGAGCAGACCGCTCGTGCCGTCGAGCCCGATCCACCCGCCGCCCGGTACGAACACCTCGGCCCACGCGTGGAGATCGACGACGTCGTGCGAGACCCCGCGCTGCTCCTCGGGGATGTCGCCCTCGTCGGCGAGCTGGACGAGGTAGCCGCTCACGAAGCGCGCCGCGAGACCGCGCGCGCGCAGCGCGTCGACGAGCAGCACCGCGCTGTCGCGACAGCTGCCGCGACCGACGGCGAGCGTCTCCTCGCTCGTCTGGATGCCGGCCTCGTCGCGGATGACGTAGCGGACCTCGCTCGCGACCCGACGGTTGAGCTCGACGAGCCACTCGGTCACGTAGCCGCGCGGCGCGAGCGACTCGACGAACGCGCGGGTGCGCGGGCCGAGCTCGCGCTGGGCGCGATAGGGCGCGAGCTCCGCCGCGAGCCCGGGCGCGTAGACGAACGGGATCTCCTTCGCGTCGTCGTCGACGAAGAAGTCGAACGGATTGACGGGACGGATCTCGAGCGCGCAGTCGACGACGACCGACAGCTCGTCGGCGCCGCGCCCCGAGGGGAAGGTCACGCGCGCGATGCGGTTGCCCGAGGGGTCCTGCTGCCACCGCAGCTGGTGCGCGGGCTCGATGCCGAGCTGGTACGTCAGCAGATCGGCGCGGGCGTGCGCGGCGGGGTGGAGGCGGACGAGGTGAGGCCCGAGGAGCGCGGGGCGCGGATACCTGTATCGGGTCTCGTGGCGGAGGCGGACGCGCATGGCGCGCTGATGATCGCCTCGCGGGCCCGCTTCGAAAAGAGAAACTCTCGATCGGGGGCGCGTTCTTGCGCTGCGGAAACGACAGAGAAACGAGGGGCCCGGATCGTGAACGACCCGGGCCCCACCAGGAACGTCAGCAGCCCGGGTGGTTCTCGCGGAGCTCCTGCCAGAGCTCGTACGCGTCGGGCGTCGGCAGGTGCGACACGTCGATCCAGTCGATCAGCGCGAAGTCGAAGTTGCCGACGCGCGGCTGCTCGAGGACGTCGCGATCGACCGTGCCGAGGTCGACGGTGTCGTCGCCGGGGATGTAGACCGGGCCGTCGTCGCCGGGGGTCTGATCGACCTCGCCGATCGTCGGCGTGATCTGCTCGACGCGCTCGTACACGCGGTAGAGCGCGACGATGTCCGCGCGGGTGCGCGCGGCCTCGAGGCTGCCCTCGTAGCGCCGGAACGCGACCGCGACGCCGCCGTAGATCTCGACGTCGACGGGGATCACGGTGCTCTCCTCGACACCGAGCTGCTCGAGCGTCTGGGGGCGCCACGAGGCCGCGATGTCGAGGAACAGGTCACTCCGCCCTTCGATCGTCGTCTCGTCGACGTACGCGAGATCGGCGCCGGTGCGCCCCGCGTCTCCGCTGCCGCTGCATCCGAGGAGCGCGAGCGCGGTGAGGGCTGTCCCGAACCATGTCGTCTTCTTCATTCCGTCCCTCCGTGTGCGTGTAGGGAACGACGCGACGTCGGGCCGACGACGGTGTCACGGGCCGCACGCCCCGTGCTCACCGACACATCACGAAGGCCGACGGATTCGTTTGAGCAGCAACGGTCGTGCCTCGCGAGGAGGCCCACATTCGGGGCGTTTTCGGGTGCGCCGAGCGCGTACGCCGTCATGGCGCTGACGGTGATCGTCCGTCTTCGGCGCAGCTCAGCCGCCGAACCCGACGCGGGCGCGCGTGCGTTCCTCGGGGATCGGGAACGGCGAGAGCGAGTGCGCGAGGCCCTGCATCGCGCGCTGCACCGTCCCGTAGTTCGATCCCGGATGCCAGAACAGGAATCCGTCCGAGCCACCGCGTCGCGCGCCGGTGATCTGGTTCGCGATGAAGCGCGGGCCCCAGTCCTCGGCCTCCTGCTCGAACGCCTGCAGGAAGGGCCGGATCACCGGGCGCGGCCCGAGCCGCTGCCGCATGCGCTGCACGCCGATCTGCACGAGACGGCGCGCGCGATCCTGGGTGCCGCGCTCCCAGTCGCGCATCGCGTTCAGGTAGAGCATCGGCGAGTACACGTCGACGACGTCGGTCCACAGCGAGAGGTCCTGTCCGAGCCCCGACGTGTCGCCCTCCCAGTACGCCTGGATGCCGAACACGTCGACGCCGATCGGGATGCGGATGGACTCGTCGAGGCGACCGAGGAACGCGTGCAGCATGTCGCGGCGACGCACGTCCGCTTGCTCGTGCGGGTAGTGCGCGTAGGGCACTCCGTCGTCGACCGGGAAGCGGATGTAGTCGAGCTGGATCTCGTCGAAGCCGAGCGCCTCGGCCTCGCGCGCGACCGCGATCACGAGGTCGTGGTTGCGGCTGTCCCACGGGTCGAGCCACGCGCCGCCGGTGCCCCACGAGGTCCACACCCGCGTGCGGCCGCGACGGTGGGCGCGCACGTCCTGGATCGCGCGATCGGGCATGCGATGCGCGAGCACGGGATCGTTGAAGCAGACGATGCGCGCGATCGCGACGATGCCGTTCTCGTGCAGCGTGCGCACGAGCGCGCGCACGTCGCCGTGGAGCCGCGTCTCCTGCTCCTGGAGCTCGGGGATCGCGGAGTCGTAGTTGACGCGACCGGTCGCGTCCTTGAGGTCGAGGACCGCGGCGTCCATCGCGGACGAGCGGACGATGCGCACGACGCCGCGCGCGCCGTTCACGCGCACGTAGGGAGCGGTGATGTAGAGGCCACGGGCCTGCTGGATCCGCTCCGAGAGGTCGTCCTGCCGTGGCGCCTGCTGGGCACCCGCAGGGACGACGAGGGCGACGATGCAGAAGAGAGCGGCGGGGAGAGCGGCGAGTCGACGCACGTAGCAATCGTGCCGTATGCGCCAGCGAGTTGCGAAGAAAAGGAACGAGACCGGAGCGCTCCTTCCGAGCGGGTGGGCAACGGGAGATAACGGATTCCGCATGTGTGACTCGCTCGCCCTTCGCCGGGCTCGTCTGCTCTTCTCTTCGCTCGCCCTCCTGTCGCTGCTCGCGCTGCCTTCCGGCGCGTCGGCACAGACGATCGTCAACGGCGGCAACGTCATCAACCAGAC is a window encoding:
- a CDS encoding DUF2126 domain-containing protein, which encodes MRVRLRHETRYRYPRPALLGPHLVRLHPAAHARADLLTYQLGIEPAHQLRWQQDPSGNRIARVTFPSGRGADELSVVVDCALEIRPVNPFDFFVDDDAKEIPFVYAPGLAAELAPYRAQRELGPRTRAFVESLAPRGYVTEWLVELNRRVASEVRYVIRDEAGIQTSEETLAVGRGSCRDSAVLLVDALRARGLAARFVSGYLVQLADEGDIPEEQRGVSHDVVDLHAWAEVFVPGGGWIGLDGTSGLLCGEGHVPLACTADPVLASPVEGTASEPGAITFSMEIARIGHEPSPKRPYTEDQWKELVACGHRVDDALGRRGITLTMGGEPTFVSRAHVKEPEWNTTALGETKWTHGVALARELATRFGGAVSSDAAGGARSGVLVMQRMGKHYPGESLPRWAIDLIWRRDGEPIWRDLRRLAFPGKEKPNVEIGEAQADTLARAIARRLGVETTPVAGYEDPWVHAVQEENLPDDVDPLAASLRDPEARRTLARVLGRGLDRVVGYAVPIGREGERWVTSKWSFRRGAMFLVPGDSPMGLRLPLDRLPGSPPPFFEKDPTTVGEAFAPRMQRPGDIRPVHTLAADGILRTALVTEVRDGVMHVFVPPMPSADDFLELVAIVEDASVETGLPVRVEGYAPPHDARLRTCAVTPDPGVLEVNVPFTDRFGEYVSTMETIADAARHAGLTTMKLQLDGRESGTGGGHHLTLGGPSPNDSPFLRRPDLLASLLRYLQAHPSLSYLFTGLFVGPTSQAPRIDEARHESLYELELALARIPRHGSSDTPPPPWLIDRLLRNLLIDVSGNTHRTELSIDKLWDPGSPSGRLGLVELRAFEMPPHERMAVAQMLLVRGMMSMLAASPWEKPLVRWGSELHDRFMLPHYLWRDLEDVLADLERSGVTMDGAWFRPFLELRCPMLGKLQTGDVSLELRAAIEPWPVLGDEPLAGGTARHVDSSLERVEVRVDGLVEGRHAVMVNGLMLPLRATGRAAERVAGVRFRAWQPPFCLQPTIGLHHPLRFDVVDLWARRSLGACTYHVWHPEGRAYDEPPLTLAEAAARRAARFTTLGHAPHPVVPIETKPHPDQPFTLDLRRYPVDRRVNGG
- a CDS encoding transglutaminase family protein codes for the protein MIDDALDTLDRAVAARFAGAIWIGSEPTFTDASSFDAEWNGAALGPTKEARARALVARIAARRPWCVVLRSVGRQYGAEDVPRWSYGLWGRRDREVVWRGPRDPLLGAAVMAERDAREACERARDAIAEALAAQGASVGCFEGEHDLRIVARADGSALEPSDARLLAPSPHEVKTPDRGLDDALAREGTWLFRLRVEAAEDGATVRLELPGIARVDELQRVFDLLARALEPIALPSLILAGHPPPVDARIAHATVTPDPAVIEVNAAPHASARAFADDAREWHDAAREVGLAPRRLFYDGEASDSGGGGQITIGGPSADESPFFVAPALLPRLVALCAAHPSLSYLFAVDNVGPWSQSPRADENVRASFVELAFAMERLSEQTLHRDVLQGTLGPFLRDVTGNAHRAEINVEKLWNADLPQRGRLGLVELRAFRMARSPERAAALGAMVRALVAYLASTELPLALPDWGDALHDRWLLPTLLARDLDAVLAMLRDAGLGLGHTLEDELRAAPERVIGVVEDGQSRLTITRALEIWPLIGDAGSQEQHAARWIDASARRIEIRVEGEASASSYVVVNEHPIALRTLDDHTALRGVRHRAFIPARGLHPGLPAQVPLRVGWAREGAARALEMTLHDWRPGGGAYDGLPQDDDEARRRREERFVVREIDAPSIVRPRDTTRWTFDLRGAHGGAR
- a CDS encoding putative glycoside hydrolase, which encodes MRRLAALPAALFCIVALVVPAGAQQAPRQDDLSERIQQARGLYITAPYVRVNGARGVVRIVRSSAMDAAVLDLKDATGRVNYDSAIPELQEQETRLHGDVRALVRTLHENGIVAIARIVCFNDPVLAHRMPDRAIQDVRAHRRGRTRVWTSWGTGGAWLDPWDSRNHDLVIAVAREAEALGFDEIQLDYIRFPVDDGVPYAHYPHEQADVRRRDMLHAFLGRLDESIRIPIGVDVFGIQAYWEGDTSGLGQDLSLWTDVVDVYSPMLYLNAMRDWERGTQDRARRLVQIGVQRMRQRLGPRPVIRPFLQAFEQEAEDWGPRFIANQITGARRGGSDGFLFWHPGSNYGTVQRAMQGLAHSLSPFPIPEERTRARVGFGG
- a CDS encoding YXWGXW repeat-containing protein: MARRSRSLVSVSLVLGLAFAQPALDASRAEAQRVEVRPPRRGGGGGGGGGAVVVTPEAPRRGGAVVVTPEAPRRGGAVVVTPEAPRRGGAVVVTPEAPRRGGAVVVEPPRRGGAVVVEPPRRGGAVVVTPEPPRRGGAVVVTPPQPPRGGVVVVEPPRRGGGVVVARRPPPVRVVVPQPPRRTTRWRPPTSPGEMWIEGHWAWGGADWQWVDGHWELPPQPGAIWIAPTTDGGGWVPGYWTMPSYPGPVTGAVRPYQIGAYVSGQLSANDPMDAAGGYYHDYALAISAGETVTLLAVAGPSDQYAGQRLGVSLQLVWNGAVIASDQPMPGSMDARLAFTAGQAGVYTVRVRSRSGPYTTGTYVLESAPGNWMPEVNPYDQLWGGGGVVVQPQPQPPVQPGWGGVGGPGQAIAISIGSQVNSLLEPGDRVDETGGQYDEIVVNAAPGETFTVVARGSTSLSGRSTVDVFLRAFSDGIEVAQDDDSAGSRNARVIVTAPRSGQVVLRVGTWRGSMERMGYYELVVLPGAQPYAQ